In Caldalkalibacillus thermarum, one DNA window encodes the following:
- a CDS encoding cell wall-binding repeat-containing protein has protein sequence MNKRKGKIGLSLLLIVSLLTSMGFAPGVATVAASGDHDVQSITKLARIAGENRYDTAAQIALEGWKDGAHTVVLARGDHFADALAGTPLAYMYDAPILLTESGKLPPATRAALQQLRTKHVVILGGAKAVSANVELQLRQMGVTHIDRIDGTDRYETAAMIADELGVGESAVIVSGENFADALVVAPYAARHGIPILLTRPSQLPEATEEALQDVAETLVIGGSKAVADEVFEKLPAPRRIDGKNRYETAVRLIDELRLPTVEVFLATGRDFADALTGSALAAREGAPVLLVETKAVPEAVLTWLETKGIHFATVLGGPKAVSDHAAEQFKDLLNEEVQFNDPQLERAVRDALSKPKAPITRSDMGALQELLAVGGIEDLSGLELASNLKYLYLLFNEIEDISVLQHLTQLEELSLWGNRVKDITPLSALTELRLLDLEDNHIRDLSPLQEMDKLFVLYAGYNEIEDISPLAGMHNLELLFLGGNRIEDISALAGLDMLFVLDLTSNRIRSVPQLDLPNLLAVSLADNELTDISWVADLEQLEELLLDFNRISNIEPLGNMTRLRYLGLSSNHIADLSPLSKLTGLRELYLGHNEISDLSPLSNLKNLMALAINNNQIQDLSPLSGLNQLIDLDASGNRIQNVLPLSQLKQLHILYLDNNQIQNVSPLQSLNNLLVLSLALNEIAEISPLGTLTMLDMLDIHDNNIKSIEALKNLEQLYLLDASKNNIEDLSPLQGKQNLALLLLSHNRIKDLSPVSNMQQLWALLAVNNEIEDLKPLVDHVEKGGFLWLGDVRGNKIDLSEGSQQAEYVDLLEMMGVELYYLPQREMLAQAQESFDEEQKREELKAERVEELFQQLRKQKGLKPGLIERLRDREKGVERLREAKSVKDFYQDKQE, from the coding sequence ATGAACAAAAGGAAAGGAAAGATCGGACTTTCGCTGCTGCTCATCGTTTCCCTGTTGACTTCCATGGGATTTGCACCAGGGGTGGCGACGGTTGCAGCAAGCGGCGACCATGATGTCCAAAGCATCACCAAACTGGCACGGATTGCAGGGGAAAACCGCTATGATACCGCAGCTCAAATTGCTCTGGAAGGCTGGAAGGACGGGGCACACACGGTGGTTTTGGCCCGGGGCGATCATTTTGCTGACGCCCTGGCCGGCACCCCCCTGGCGTATATGTACGATGCTCCCATTTTGTTGACCGAATCGGGGAAACTGCCTCCTGCCACACGGGCTGCTTTGCAGCAATTGCGTACCAAGCACGTGGTGATCTTGGGTGGCGCTAAGGCCGTGTCAGCCAATGTTGAACTTCAACTGCGGCAAATGGGTGTAACACACATCGATCGCATAGATGGTACTGACCGCTATGAAACGGCTGCCATGATTGCAGATGAACTTGGGGTTGGGGAATCCGCCGTTATCGTCAGCGGTGAAAACTTCGCCGATGCGCTTGTGGTGGCCCCCTATGCCGCCCGCCATGGCATTCCCATTTTGCTGACCCGGCCGTCCCAGTTGCCTGAGGCCACTGAAGAGGCGTTGCAGGATGTGGCTGAAACGCTCGTGATAGGCGGATCCAAAGCGGTAGCGGATGAAGTATTTGAAAAATTGCCAGCTCCCCGTCGTATAGATGGCAAAAACCGCTATGAGACAGCTGTCAGGCTGATTGATGAATTGAGACTGCCAACGGTGGAAGTATTCCTGGCCACGGGACGGGATTTTGCTGATGCCCTGACCGGCTCTGCCCTGGCAGCCAGGGAAGGGGCACCTGTACTGTTGGTTGAAACGAAAGCTGTTCCGGAAGCTGTCCTCACCTGGCTGGAGACTAAAGGCATTCACTTTGCCACTGTTTTGGGCGGACCTAAGGCAGTTAGTGACCATGCAGCAGAGCAGTTTAAAGATCTGTTAAATGAAGAGGTTCAGTTTAATGATCCCCAGTTGGAACGGGCCGTCCGGGATGCACTGTCCAAGCCTAAAGCCCCTATCACCCGTTCAGATATGGGTGCTTTGCAGGAGTTGCTGGCAGTGGGGGGCATCGAAGATTTAAGCGGGTTGGAACTGGCCTCCAATCTCAAATATTTGTATCTGCTCTTCAACGAAATTGAAGACATTTCAGTGTTACAACATTTGACCCAATTGGAAGAATTAAGTCTGTGGGGCAACCGGGTCAAGGATATAACCCCGCTGAGCGCATTGACTGAATTGCGTTTGCTTGATCTTGAAGACAATCACATTCGTGACCTGTCTCCTTTGCAGGAGATGGACAAGCTGTTTGTCCTGTATGCCGGGTATAATGAGATTGAGGATATTTCACCCCTGGCGGGGATGCACAACCTTGAACTGTTGTTCCTGGGCGGCAACCGGATCGAAGATATTTCAGCATTGGCCGGTTTGGACATGCTGTTTGTGCTGGATCTGACCTCCAACCGCATCCGTTCTGTGCCCCAGCTTGATCTGCCCAATCTGCTGGCCGTCAGTTTGGCTGACAATGAACTGACAGATATCAGCTGGGTGGCAGACTTGGAACAACTGGAAGAATTATTGCTAGATTTTAACCGCATCAGCAATATCGAGCCGCTTGGAAATATGACCAGGTTAAGATACCTGGGGTTGTCCTCCAATCATATTGCGGACCTCAGTCCGCTCAGTAAGCTGACAGGTTTGCGAGAATTGTACCTGGGACATAATGAGATTTCTGATCTGTCCCCTCTTTCCAACTTGAAAAATTTAATGGCTTTGGCCATCAATAATAATCAGATTCAGGATTTGTCCCCACTCAGCGGGTTAAATCAACTGATTGATCTGGATGCCAGCGGCAACCGGATTCAAAACGTATTACCTTTAAGCCAGCTGAAACAACTGCATATCTTGTACCTGGATAACAACCAAATCCAGAACGTCAGTCCATTACAGTCTCTGAACAACTTGTTGGTCCTGTCGCTGGCACTGAACGAGATTGCTGAGATCTCCCCCCTGGGAACACTGACCATGCTGGATATGCTGGATATCCATGACAACAACATTAAGAGCATTGAGGCCCTCAAAAACCTTGAACAGTTGTACCTGCTGGATGCCAGCAAAAACAACATTGAAGATCTGTCACCGCTGCAAGGCAAGCAGAACCTGGCCCTTCTTCTGCTGAGCCACAACCGCATCAAGGACCTGTCACCGGTGAGCAACATGCAGCAATTATGGGCTCTGCTGGCTGTGAACAACGAGATCGAGGACCTGAAGCCGCTGGTCGATCATGTGGAGAAGGGCGGATTCCTGTGGCTGGGTGACGTGAGAGGCAATAAAATTGATCTGAGCGAAGGTTCACAACAAGCGGAGTATGTGGACCTGCTGGAAATGATGGGCGTTGAACTCTATTATCTGCCGCAGAGAGAGATGCTGGCTCAGGCCCAGGAGTCTTTTGATGAAGAACAAAAGCGTGAAGAGTTAAAAGCGGAACGGGTAGAGGAGCTTTTCCAACAATTGAGGAAGCAAAAGGGGTTAAAACCAGGCTTAATCGAGCGGCTGCGTGACCGGGAAAAAGGAGTGGAGCGTCTAAGAGAGGCAAAGTCTGTAAAGGATTTTTATCAAGATAAGCAAGAGTAA
- a CDS encoding M14 family metallocarboxypeptidase, which yields MNLGEDGETLKSTQSRTALFLVLVLIASLLHFPVQAAPGAQLPLQATETLHSAYFKVLQDTEIVDRDSDTPLGVLKKGTYFRHMGHDGEHLYLQWADTVAYIPLADVAILSAEEADNVDDLEIEWTDLSDHEPAGHFSVKADVDIRDTLTGDLVAVFYEGTTYSYIDQNERTYRIVLGNRLIVIEKSEHLGEHEAPGENEAIDDVINETIDHEQEIDEQENNSLQEYHHGNNNVEQFNDHADQSFAETIGIWSFTQHDLFFEVVEDNVAVYDNSSGSLVKIGELVKGEVYPRLRDYGNWHEIQFGDRKGYVRKKETRPADGRVLKDLNNGRFSPLGRSFVTLQDVVVYDNKAADSLTPFAVIQKGERFPILTDYGSWWRIDVAGRIGYVRKSETGLTFTRNDRFFEVVKDNVPVYDNSSGSLVKVGELVKGEVYPRLRDYGNWHEIQFGKGKAYVRKRDTQPVLRHNLRNINTNQTPSSVQFRVLQSAPVYDNTSGRLVKFAQLERGQTYPIISNYGAWWRIDVAGRIGYIHKSHTEVIVKPVVNPRQTYTYEQMQKDIRALAIMYPDIIETRVIGRSVDGRNLYAVKLGTGTTEVMINASHHAREHMTTNLVMKMLDEYAYAYHTGRQIDGFNVKTVLDRTSIWFVPMVNPDGVTLVQKGHKSAKNPGRVLALNNNSTNFSAWKANIRGVDLNRQYPALWNTISNDPGRPGPANYKGPNPLSEPESRALYNFTLSRDFKTAISYHSSGEVIFTRLDVEPFTRPLANQVAAKTGYQIINLRHSLSGGGFTDWFILNQRKPALTPEISPPVGPRPVPLSNWDRIWRQNHSVGLIVAHEAYQNRNKR from the coding sequence ATGAATCTGGGAGAGGATGGGGAAACATTGAAATCGACTCAATCGAGAACAGCTTTATTTTTGGTTTTAGTGCTGATTGCCTCACTCTTACATTTCCCTGTGCAGGCAGCACCAGGTGCACAACTGCCTCTGCAAGCAACAGAGACACTTCATTCTGCGTATTTTAAAGTGCTCCAGGACACAGAGATAGTTGATAGGGACAGTGATACTCCCCTTGGCGTGCTCAAAAAAGGAACATACTTCCGCCATATGGGGCATGATGGAGAGCACCTTTACTTGCAGTGGGCTGACACTGTGGCCTATATTCCTTTAGCTGATGTGGCTATCCTGTCAGCTGAAGAAGCTGATAACGTTGACGATCTAGAAATTGAGTGGACTGATCTCTCTGATCATGAACCTGCAGGTCATTTTTCTGTGAAAGCTGACGTAGACATACGCGATACGCTTACAGGGGATCTTGTCGCTGTTTTTTATGAAGGAACAACTTATTCATACATAGATCAGAACGAACGGACTTATCGTATCGTTCTTGGAAACCGGTTGATCGTCATAGAGAAATCTGAGCATCTCGGTGAACATGAAGCACCCGGTGAAAATGAAGCTATTGATGATGTCATTAATGAAACTATTGATCATGAACAGGAGATTGACGAACAAGAGAATAATAGTTTACAAGAGTATCATCATGGCAATAATAATGTTGAACAGTTTAATGATCATGCAGACCAAAGCTTTGCTGAAACGATTGGTATATGGTCGTTCACCCAGCATGACCTGTTTTTCGAGGTGGTTGAGGATAATGTCGCCGTATACGACAACAGCAGCGGTTCGTTGGTCAAGATAGGCGAGCTGGTCAAGGGAGAAGTCTATCCGCGCCTGCGTGATTACGGCAACTGGCATGAGATCCAGTTTGGAGACCGCAAAGGATATGTCCGCAAGAAAGAGACAAGGCCTGCAGACGGGCGTGTGCTGAAGGATCTGAACAACGGGCGTTTTTCCCCGTTGGGCCGCAGTTTTGTGACTTTGCAGGACGTGGTGGTGTACGATAACAAAGCAGCGGACAGCCTGACGCCGTTTGCCGTGATTCAGAAGGGAGAAAGGTTCCCTATTTTAACTGACTATGGAAGCTGGTGGCGTATTGATGTAGCGGGACGCATCGGGTATGTCCGCAAAAGCGAGACAGGGCTCACTTTTACGCGTAATGATCGGTTCTTCGAGGTGGTTAAGGACAATGTTCCTGTTTATGACAACAGCAGCGGGTCCTTGGTCAAGGTGGGGGAACTGGTCAAGGGAGAAGTCTATCCGCGCCTGCGTGATTACGGCAACTGGCATGAGATCCAGTTTGGCAAGGGAAAGGCCTATGTGCGTAAAAGAGATACCCAGCCCGTTCTGAGACACAACTTAAGAAATATAAATACCAACCAAACCCCATCATCTGTTCAGTTCAGAGTGCTCCAAAGCGCACCTGTATATGACAATACATCAGGGCGGCTGGTAAAGTTTGCCCAACTGGAACGAGGCCAGACCTATCCAATCATTAGCAACTATGGTGCCTGGTGGCGTATTGATGTAGCCGGCCGGATAGGTTATATTCATAAAAGTCATACCGAAGTCATCGTTAAGCCTGTCGTTAACCCCCGCCAGACTTATACTTATGAGCAAATGCAAAAGGATATCAGAGCGTTAGCAATCATGTATCCCGACATTATCGAGACCAGGGTCATTGGGCGGTCGGTGGATGGGCGTAATCTTTATGCTGTCAAGCTGGGAACAGGAACAACTGAGGTCATGATAAATGCCTCCCATCATGCCCGTGAGCATATGACTACCAATCTGGTCATGAAAATGCTGGATGAGTATGCCTATGCTTACCATACTGGTCGCCAGATTGACGGTTTCAACGTGAAGACGGTGCTTGACCGGACGAGCATCTGGTTTGTGCCTATGGTTAACCCTGACGGCGTGACTTTAGTGCAAAAAGGGCACAAAAGTGCCAAAAATCCCGGCCGGGTTCTTGCTTTAAACAATAACAGCACGAATTTTTCAGCTTGGAAAGCGAATATTCGGGGGGTCGATCTGAATCGTCAGTATCCCGCGCTGTGGAATACCATCTCCAATGATCCTGGCAGACCAGGTCCGGCAAATTATAAGGGGCCCAATCCACTCAGTGAACCTGAATCCCGGGCACTGTACAATTTTACGCTGAGCCGTGACTTTAAAACAGCTATTTCTTACCATTCCTCGGGGGAAGTGATCTTTACCCGTTTGGATGTTGAACCTTTTACGCGTCCCTTGGCCAATCAGGTTGCTGCTAAAACAGGCTATCAAATTATTAATTTGAGACACAGCTTAAGCGGAGGCGGGTTTACAGACTGGTTTATTCTCAATCAGAGAAAGCCTGCGCTGACCCCTGAGATTTCTCCGCCGGTGGGACCTCGGCCCGTTCCGCTCAGCAACTGGGACAGGATATGGAGGCAGAATCACTCAGTGGGGTTGATTGTTGCTCATGAAGCTTATCAAAACAGGAATAAAAGGTGA
- a CDS encoding sugar transferase yields the protein MSQYSEMRNHKFIIIVIDLLLILAAYVGAFYVRYNGFPARNWESFVSLLPWILLIGLFFISVYELYSLHRKSVWDVVSSVIVAVTFMAFLTMAASFLFREFALPRSIILMATVFTIILFIVWKIVYLRFFNKHSAGQVLVVGDNEETQKIASQLKHPLFKGTKIKHVQSNTELEKIDELMHKVDFVVLCPNISKEKKSAIIYQAIKLDKVVYVIPSLYELLMSRSTITSFDDTMVMAVRPFGLTWDEKLIKRAFDLVVSGTALILLAPLFILISLLIKLDDPKGRIIYKQKRLGLNNKEFTIYKFRTMIEGAEKLTGPVLATENDPRITRIGHFLRKTRLDELPQLFNVFKGDMSIVGPRPEREFFIKQLTKKYATYQYRSTVKPGITGYAQIMGKYSTDAEDKLRYDLYYIRNYSFWLDLIIILRTFIVLLDKTKAEGTQERLELKKKSAKSDDIYLNA from the coding sequence ATGTCACAATACAGTGAAATGAGGAACCACAAGTTTATCATTATTGTCATAGATTTGCTGCTTATCCTGGCAGCCTATGTAGGGGCATTTTATGTCCGTTATAACGGCTTTCCTGCTAGAAACTGGGAATCTTTTGTCAGTTTGCTGCCATGGATTCTTTTAATCGGCTTGTTCTTTATTTCGGTTTATGAGCTGTATTCCCTGCACAGAAAGAGTGTGTGGGATGTTGTCTCCAGTGTCATAGTAGCGGTCACGTTTATGGCGTTTTTAACCATGGCGGCATCGTTCCTGTTCCGCGAATTTGCCTTGCCCCGTTCTATTATTTTGATGGCCACCGTGTTCACTATCATTCTGTTTATTGTATGGAAAATAGTGTACTTGCGTTTCTTCAACAAACATAGTGCCGGGCAAGTGTTGGTTGTGGGGGATAATGAAGAAACGCAAAAAATTGCCTCCCAATTGAAACATCCCTTGTTTAAGGGGACAAAAATTAAGCATGTCCAGTCGAACACTGAATTAGAGAAGATTGATGAGCTGATGCACAAAGTGGACTTTGTCGTGCTGTGTCCAAATATTTCCAAAGAAAAGAAATCAGCGATTATCTATCAGGCCATCAAGCTGGACAAGGTCGTGTATGTCATTCCCAGTCTATATGAGTTGCTGATGTCCCGCTCCACCATTACCTCCTTTGATGACACTATGGTGATGGCGGTACGTCCGTTCGGTTTGACTTGGGATGAGAAATTAATAAAACGTGCCTTTGACCTGGTTGTCTCTGGTACCGCCTTGATCCTGCTGGCCCCGCTCTTTATTCTGATCAGTTTGCTGATTAAACTTGACGACCCTAAAGGGCGGATTATTTACAAGCAAAAGCGGCTGGGATTGAACAACAAAGAATTTACCATTTACAAATTCCGCACCATGATTGAAGGGGCGGAGAAGTTGACGGGGCCGGTACTGGCCACTGAAAATGACCCGCGGATCACCCGCATCGGCCACTTCTTGCGCAAAACACGTTTGGATGAACTCCCCCAATTGTTTAACGTCTTCAAAGGAGATATGTCTATTGTGGGCCCCAGGCCTGAACGGGAGTTTTTTATCAAGCAATTGACGAAAAAATACGCTACGTATCAGTACCGGAGCACGGTCAAGCCTGGCATTACAGGTTATGCCCAAATTATGGGCAAATACAGCACGGACGCCGAAGATAAGCTGCGTTATGATCTGTATTACATTCGCAACTATTCCTTCTGGTTAGATTTGATTATTATTTTGCGCACATTTATTGTCTTGTTGGATAAAACGAAGGCGGAAGGGACGCAGGAGCGTCTTGAGCTCAAAAAAAAATCCGCCAAGTCAGACGATATCTATCTGAACGCCTGA
- a CDS encoding NAD-dependent epimerase/dehydratase family protein: MAKILVTGGAGFIGSHLVKRLLREGHDICVIDNLTTGDKHLLPPSVLFYEADITSPHINEPFKAFGPEVLIHLAAQTQVSVSQENPKADATVNIIGTLNLLNACVKGNVRHVIFASSAAVYGDVQTLPVTEETPASPLSAYGLSKLTAERYIELYAQLYGFVYTTLRFANVYGPKQSASTEAGVVTIFLHQLLNGQSPVIYGDGEQTRDFVYVEDVVQAIIDVLNTPQSGLFHVSSGEEVSVNALLRELCGILELPFNPIYQPERPGDIARSCLSNHKIKQAFHWTPRYSLKEGLQEMIMIEYNQKR, encoded by the coding sequence ATGGCCAAAATACTTGTGACAGGCGGAGCGGGATTTATCGGTTCCCACCTGGTCAAACGCTTGTTAAGGGAAGGGCATGACATTTGTGTCATTGATAATTTAACAACGGGGGATAAGCATCTTCTTCCCCCTTCTGTTTTATTCTATGAAGCAGATATTACTTCCCCTCATATCAATGAGCCGTTTAAGGCCTTTGGTCCTGAGGTGCTGATTCATCTGGCCGCCCAAACGCAAGTTTCTGTTTCACAGGAAAACCCCAAAGCAGATGCCACTGTGAATATTATCGGCACGCTCAACCTGCTCAATGCATGTGTAAAGGGTAACGTGCGGCACGTTATTTTTGCCTCGTCTGCAGCCGTATACGGAGATGTGCAAACTTTGCCGGTCACAGAGGAAACACCCGCTTCGCCTCTGTCGGCCTACGGGCTGTCCAAACTGACTGCTGAGCGGTATATCGAGTTGTATGCCCAATTATATGGTTTTGTCTATACAACGTTAAGATTTGCCAATGTTTACGGTCCCAAGCAGTCCGCATCCACGGAAGCGGGAGTCGTGACCATCTTTCTCCATCAATTGTTGAACGGGCAAAGTCCGGTGATTTATGGAGATGGTGAACAAACGCGGGATTTTGTCTATGTTGAGGATGTTGTCCAAGCCATCATTGACGTGCTGAACACCCCTCAGTCTGGCCTCTTTCATGTCAGCAGCGGGGAAGAGGTCAGTGTCAATGCTTTGCTGCGAGAATTATGCGGGATACTAGAATTGCCCTTTAATCCTATCTACCAGCCTGAAAGACCTGGTGACATTGCCAGAAGCTGCTTGTCTAACCATAAAATCAAACAAGCGTTTCATTGGACTCCCCGCTACTCTTTAAAAGAAGGTCTACAAGAAATGATCATGATCGAGTATAATCAAAAAAGGTGA
- a CDS encoding LCP family protein, which produces MTRQEKVRQRKQTRFTKFKRFALVFFLILFLSVIAYAGYVGSQIYMAWNKIQSAHLDVTDQDWEEQYKSKRKKTEPFTILLLGVDNEGGKFVGRSDVLMLAIVNPELEKVSLLSIPRDTYTKIVGKGVYDKINHAYAYGIKTALDTVEHFLDVPIDYYMVVNFDGFRDFINVLGGLKIEAERDMYHHYVIDNITIDIRQGETVLNGDEALYYVRFRKDAEGDFGRNRRQQQVIRAVLDQTLDMRNVTKVADILEVVGDNFRTNIPATEILSMVRQFSSLSGDDVETLSFEADVGSIDGISYVFIDEEEQLRMQTELKRRLEPHFLTDTKHAKQSQGENY; this is translated from the coding sequence ATGACACGGCAGGAAAAAGTACGTCAACGGAAGCAAACGAGATTTACAAAATTTAAACGTTTTGCCCTTGTCTTTTTTCTGATTCTGTTTCTTTCCGTCATCGCTTATGCCGGTTATGTAGGTTCCCAGATTTATATGGCATGGAATAAAATTCAAAGTGCCCATCTGGATGTGACCGATCAAGATTGGGAAGAACAATACAAAAGTAAACGTAAAAAAACGGAGCCTTTTACGATATTACTGCTGGGGGTTGACAATGAAGGCGGAAAGTTTGTGGGCCGCTCTGATGTGTTGATGTTGGCCATCGTCAACCCTGAATTGGAAAAAGTATCGTTATTATCCATTCCCAGAGACACCTATACCAAAATCGTCGGCAAAGGGGTCTATGATAAAATTAACCATGCCTATGCCTACGGAATCAAAACGGCATTGGACACCGTTGAACATTTTCTTGATGTGCCTATTGATTATTATATGGTTGTCAACTTTGACGGTTTCCGAGACTTTATTAATGTGCTCGGCGGACTGAAAATTGAAGCCGAACGGGATATGTACCATCATTATGTTATTGACAATATCACCATTGATATTCGTCAAGGGGAGACGGTTTTAAACGGGGATGAAGCCTTGTATTATGTCCGCTTCAGAAAAGACGCAGAAGGGGACTTTGGCCGCAACCGGCGTCAACAGCAAGTGATTCGCGCTGTTTTGGATCAGACATTGGACATGCGCAATGTCACCAAAGTGGCTGACATTCTGGAAGTTGTGGGGGATAATTTTCGCACTAACATTCCTGCAACTGAAATTTTAAGTATGGTTCGACAATTCTCTTCCCTTTCCGGTGACGATGTAGAAACACTTTCTTTTGAGGCGGATGTGGGAAGTATAGACGGCATCTCCTATGTATTTATTGATGAAGAGGAACAGTTACGCATGCAAACCGAATTGAAGCGGCGTTTGGAGCCCCATTTCTTAACTGATACCAAACACGCTAAGCAGTCACAAGGAGAGAACTATTAG
- a CDS encoding LCP family protein, whose amino-acid sequence MKQQTLVTIVITALIIGGVVWFIPAQLDISWYQPETAQDQRLGYREGPGDLDKGDQADRGDQAGQPPSSQGTGGDQHQQELADRDKGQPEMKMQLGGKKTPRTGPVQDRQRNVRGGGPITEPFTVLLLGVDDRRGNFVGRSDVIILAVVRPQDPSVSLLSIPRDTYAPIAKRGTYEKINHAYAYGTETALATLENFLDIPIDYYVAVNFKGFIQLIDLLGGIRLDVERDVSYQHRYDGNQALYVHKGEQVLSGEEALLYVRFRSDAEGDFGRNRRQQQVIRALVDQALDISNMTKLADIMKIMVKHVRTNLPVLDMIRLVRQLSALTSDQVETIAVKGETGSIRGISYVFIAEEERLRLQQELKRRLE is encoded by the coding sequence ATGAAGCAGCAAACGCTTGTCACGATTGTCATCACAGCTTTAATTATCGGCGGTGTTGTTTGGTTCATTCCTGCCCAGCTGGATATATCCTGGTATCAGCCGGAAACAGCACAGGATCAACGTTTGGGTTATAGGGAGGGGCCAGGGGACCTGGATAAGGGGGACCAGGCAGATAGGGGGGATCAGGCAGGCCAGCCCCCCAGCAGCCAGGGGACTGGTGGGGATCAGCACCAGCAGGAGCTGGCAGACCGGGACAAGGGGCAACCAGAGATGAAAATGCAACTTGGAGGTAAAAAGACGCCAAGAACCGGACCCGTACAGGACAGGCAACGGAATGTGCGGGGGGGAGGGCCCATCACGGAGCCGTTCACTGTGTTGCTGTTGGGTGTGGATGACCGCCGGGGGAACTTTGTGGGCCGTTCGGATGTGATTATCCTCGCTGTTGTGCGGCCCCAAGATCCTTCTGTCTCCTTGCTGTCCATCCCCCGGGATACCTATGCCCCCATTGCCAAGCGGGGAACGTATGAAAAGATCAACCATGCCTACGCCTACGGCACAGAAACCGCGTTAGCCACCCTTGAAAACTTCCTGGATATTCCCATCGATTATTATGTGGCGGTCAATTTTAAGGGTTTTATTCAACTCATTGACTTACTGGGGGGGATCCGCCTTGATGTGGAGCGGGATGTTTCGTATCAGCACCGCTATGACGGGAACCAGGCGTTGTATGTCCATAAAGGGGAACAGGTACTGTCCGGTGAGGAAGCTCTGCTTTATGTTCGCTTCCGCAGTGATGCAGAAGGGGACTTTGGCCGCAACAGGCGGCAGCAACAGGTGATCAGGGCCTTGGTAGACCAGGCCCTGGATATCAGCAACATGACCAAATTGGCAGATATCATGAAGATTATGGTCAAGCATGTGCGTACCAATCTTCCTGTCTTGGATATGATCCGTTTGGTCCGCCAGTTGTCAGCTTTGACCTCTGACCAGGTGGAAACGATTGCGGTTAAGGGGGAGACGGGCAGTATCCGGGGCATTTCCTATGTGTTTATCGCTGAAGAGGAACGCTTGCGCCTGCAGCAGGAATTAAAGCGACGTTTAGAATGA
- a CDS encoding peptidoglycan recognition protein family protein produces the protein MRSFKRYSIQEFKRYLRGVQVRRHIDHIQIHHTWRPRKSDYQGERTIRAMYHYHTQTRGWRDIAQHFTVSPDGCIWDGRSLEMDPAGIAGHNQGGLMFEMIGNFDRGEERLEGAQLHAVAHAVAACLERFGLTYDQIVFHREHAAKTCPGTSISKPWFIGQVRRAAGGQQVTSSQTGIKDISAQPSTGRVESASSAGAWSGEILRRGDRGAKVRDLQRLLAERGYQPGPIDGIYGPLTEAAVRRAQRDLNIAVDGIAGPQTYRALTRR, from the coding sequence ATGCGTTCATTCAAACGATATTCTATACAGGAATTTAAGCGTTATCTTCGCGGTGTCCAGGTGCGGCGCCATATTGATCATATTCAAATTCATCACACTTGGCGTCCGCGCAAAAGCGATTATCAGGGGGAGCGGACCATCCGCGCCATGTATCACTATCATACCCAAACCAGGGGTTGGCGGGATATCGCCCAGCATTTCACCGTTTCTCCTGACGGCTGCATCTGGGATGGACGTTCCCTGGAGATGGACCCGGCTGGTATTGCAGGCCACAATCAAGGCGGGCTTATGTTTGAAATGATCGGCAATTTTGACCGGGGAGAGGAACGGCTGGAGGGGGCTCAGCTGCATGCGGTGGCCCATGCCGTGGCCGCCTGCCTGGAGCGCTTTGGCCTCACTTATGACCAGATTGTTTTTCACCGGGAACACGCTGCCAAAACCTGTCCGGGCACCAGCATTTCCAAGCCTTGGTTTATCGGACAGGTCCGGAGGGCGGCAGGGGGGCAACAGGTGACAAGCAGCCAGACGGGAATTAAGGACATTTCTGCCCAACCGTCAACAGGACGGGTAGAGAGCGCATCCAGCGCCGGCGCTTGGAGCGGGGAAATTTTGCGCCGGGGAGACCGGGGGGCCAAAGTGCGTGACTTGCAGCGTCTTTTGGCTGAGCGGGGCTATCAGCCTGGCCCTATTGATGGCATTTATGGTCCTTTAACAGAGGCAGCGGTCAGGCGGGCCCAGCGGGATCTGAATATTGCTGTGGATGGGATTGCCGGTCCGCAAACGTACCGGGCCTTAACCCGCCGCTAA